The Rosa rugosa chromosome 1, drRosRugo1.1, whole genome shotgun sequence genomic sequence agtgggtgttacttatgcttggtgacgtagtaaatactccatattattggaggtatgtacaccaTCTCATGGTTAACTGACGGCATTTGTGGAACATCCTAGAATGAGCAGGATGATCTCCAACTTCTTTTCCATTCAAATGGTAATTTATTTTCCACCCACTTTATTAACTGATCAGTAAAACTATACATTTCTACCTTAGTTATACCATGCTGGCCTTAATTTTCACTACATACCTATGGTTCTACCCTAGAGGCACATGATTTTGAATACAGGTATCTTAGATTTTAGTCTTATGAGGTGTTAGTGGAGCTTATCGAGATGTGGTTATGTCTTCTGAAAATACTGATTCTTCCCTAACTTTACGCCTTTTATATGTCTGTAACTTGTCTGAGTTTCTTTTTACGTACCATTTGGCTGTACTTGTTTgaaattgtttttggttttggttatgTTTGTTGAAGTTCGCTGCAATTAGTAGATTTTTGTGCTTGGTTTTGGTTGTTAGGTGTAGTTTGCTGAAActatttttggttttggttatgTTCGTTGGAGTCTGCTATttagttttggttttggttagtACTGACTCTTGAGTTTAAAGAGTCTTTTTTGTCAGAACCtgttgggtttttttttgttttgcttaGGTGGTGTTTTGTCTGTAGCATCACCTCAGTTATTTCCTTTTACTGAAACTATACGTGTGAAAGTTTATCTAATTATATTTAGTGTGGCTATACTAACTCATAGTTTGATGCCCTAGAATCTATAGAAGATGGAGGTAAAGAAGCTCTTCAATAACATCAATGGCTCAGAGTATGTGATAGTTATCTGGACATAAATGTACTAAAAGCACTAGCAAATATAACTTCATTctatttgcatattatatacaTTTCTGCTCCTAGATTGCATACGGACTTTTCAGAGAAGatccattatatatatatatatatatacacacacacacactaacgTGCAAATTTCAGCAGATAAATTATTGCCTTAAGCAGCAAACACATCtcactttattttatttcttggcAACAGTTTACATTTCAATTGGCAAAATAAATGTACATTTACAGTTCATCATACCTCTTCTGATAACATATCTGATTCACATTTTCTACAAGTCTGATTCTCTGGTTGATTATCCAGGTTTAACGAATCTGTGAATGTCAAGCAACTTGAGAGCATATTGTGATCCATTTCAACTTCCACTATCAGATACCCTATCCGCAGCAAAGTGCGGGCATGCTTTCTAGTCACTATTACACAATGGAGAATGTTGATGTTGTCCGGGCAGAGTGGGCAAAGTATGTTCTTAAGTTCAAAGATAACTAGTGTGTAGGTTAACTAGTAGTTGGAGATATGTAGCATCAACTTTTGGACATGcatagttgatatatatataggccagaTTTTGATTGCAGTACTGCTAGCTATTTTGCTATGTTGTTTAGTTTGTTGCCCAGATTGTGTAGTGCTTGTGTAGTGCTTCTGGTTTATTAGCAAGCAGTActacatgcatatattttgttggCTGCCCAGATTAGTAGATATGGGCCATTTAGAACTGATGCTGATGATtaggtttgtgtacatgagacaatggtggattaatggaaattgcaatgaatgattttggatgtggattttatggtttcatgaatgccaattttaatttccagaatgcatgaataccaattgtaacaggggactactaaaatgtgttatctcaaattgcaagctacaacaaaagcacaccaaaatgtgtggttgcagctgcataaaaacaacacaaaaatcaattggaagtctattgtctttttggcattgggacaacagaaaattgtagtctaaaaggaaaaacaacaacataagttaAATGAAAGTATTGATTAAAGCTTATAACAACAACATATAAGTGTGGTTGGACTTGATGACAGACTATATAAAAGACTTACCATTTGTGGTTCGTtttatattcagaccacaaataTTTGTCGTGTTAATAATATCAAACGACATTAAATTGTTGTTGTACTGAAACTgacacaacacttaaatgtcatataAACATACCCTAGACCGACACTTAATTGTAATCTGAAACACTTTACCACCACAGATAATTGTTGTGTAAAGTCGCTTTGCACaacatttaattgttgttgtatgCCAGAAGACACTACACATGAGTCTTTATATTTCTTACTTAAGGGCATTCACACCACACAAAACTGTTGTGTTAATGCTTTTAAACCTACATATCACATTGGTCCCGAAATGCAAAACTTATCAGACAACACAAGACTTTTATttgtttctgtcgtctgatacccccaagacacgacaccgtactagacgacagattttagttccttcagacgacagaacagttctgtcgtctgatgcactttttggcatagtgtgggTTTCGATGGGTACATTTGTTTTCCCATACTCTtgatatatatttgtgcatACTTGCTAGGAGTGTCGAGAGCAAAATATTTATCTCAGATATACTACATGTATATCAACAATGGAAACTTGGAGCATTGACTTCATGGAGGTATGCGTCACCATAGATATCTCACTTTTCCTTTGATGCCAAGGTGTTGTTCTTATTTAACAAGATATACTTTTTGCAGACTTGCTTATTTACAGAAGCAAAGGCTTCTTCTTGGCCACTAAGCACTTTGTAGTACCTTTCaaattttctacaatcagcCATCCCAAGATTTCTACTTTGCTTTTGGATTACTTTGAACAACCCTATATGTTCTATTGTGGTCATGGTTGATTATTGTTTGCATTTCAGTTTTGAATTAGGCATGCCTTTTGGGAGTTATTTTGGGCCTTTGGTTTCTTAGCATTGTGTGAGTTACCCAgttattgttgttttctttgaacTAAGTACTGTTATGTATGTTTATGTTATAAACCTTTATATTGCTCTTAGTTTCTTCGATTAGATAGTTCAGATCATCAGGTGGAATGTGAAAAGTATTGTTGAGGGCCAATGGAAGTGTACAGAGAAGTGTGACATTTAATCTGAATTAATAGCAAAAGATCTACTAAATTTTGTGTTGTTTAATGGGTTATTTGGTGATTAAGAGCTGCACAAACTATTTAGAGTTGTGGATTTAGTTTTGGAATGGAAAAGTTGAAGGTTGTGGTTAATGGTCATAGTTATATATGAACAAATTGCTCTAGCTGAGTGAACTAGGTGTATGCACAAGTCCAACCACATTAGATTTTGAATGAGTATGTAGTTGGTCTGCTCATAATTGCAGCGTGTGTCGAGTGGATTAATGATGAAACTTCTGTATTTTCTcagattctttttttcttctagctCTTCCGTTTTGTTGGGTTGATGGGTCTGTatgttctttgttttctttcagaTATGGCTGATACTGACATTGGTTTGCCAAATCAAGTTTGACTGATAAGGAAATTGTTTTCTTCCATACTGACATTGGTACTGACATTACAGATGAGAAAGAGCAGTTACTGACATTGGTTTGCCAAATCAAGTTTGATAAGGAAATTGAATTCAAGAGGGAGTTACCTCCAGGTGAGATAATGGTAATGCCGCTGGATGCTACTGTTGGACAGCTAAAACAGGAAGCTGAGTGTCCTGAGGGATACATATAAAAGGGTTGGAGGGATCAGATGATATGGAAGTAGTTTCTGGAGCAGTTTAATCGAGAACAGTTTGCATCTCTTCACATAAATACTATTCCAATTTATGTAATATATATACGGTATTTTATCAGTTTAATCAAGAATGAAGTCATTTTCAATTATATCTTTCATTATTATAGATTATTACCAACAACAAATCCCGCAGCAAAGTGCGGGTACCATTTCTAGTTCAAATTAGGAGTATGTTacgaaaaccaaaatcagaatGAGGAAGAAAAAGATATCGTGATGTAAGTCCGAGCTACAAGTTCCACGACACAGGAGCAGGATTCTCTAAAAAGCCAAGGTCACGGGTGGCCTAGAGGGTCTAAAACTCCGgccgaaaacaaataaaaaaaaggatatgCCCCGAAGAATCCCACTTGTCAAATAGTCTTCCACCCAAGGAACGAAATGAAAGAATAGTCTTTAAACATCACATTCTCTTCGAAATCAAACTTTACATTTACTTTAAAATTAGATGCATATGCGTTCATCGGTTGAAATTGATTGAAAGGTCTAAACTTGTCCATCACCTTTTGAAAGTTTTTTGCCAAAGTCCACCATCTTTGTTTAATTGAATATCTTACCATCAGATCTTAAAaagaagggtttttgtccatccccatttttagagatttttttcccacttaccccattaagtttttttaattccctattgcccaaaacactctaaggaggtattccgatccctaataccccattaagattttttttttttttttttaattttttttaataccattttaccctcacccctttgttacttagggagagagagagagagagaaaatggaagagagagaaaccataggagactccgccggagccccgtcaccggccgccggaatctggtcaccggCAGCAGGAATCCtatcaactttcgccggaatccggtcaccaatCGCCACCCGCCGGAATTTATTGAAAATCTCACtggaaagttttttttgcccccaatagacatctattgccccctaatagacttctattgccccccaatagacgactatcatccatgtattgcccccccccccaatagagagtcaataaacctctattgccccccaatagacgtctattgtcctcCAATACAACTTTCGGTAGCGGGAATGAGATAGTATATTCcgaaaattagacaaataaaaatttgattaaagaaaaaaacgaagagattatatcaattttaaaacgtctattgcctcccaatagacgtctattgcccctcaatagacattcaaaaaaaaatttctttcattctgtccagttacttaaaaaaaaaaaaaaaatctgatttgggcacccagaaaatgatctgggcacccaatcttcttcttcctcgatGACCGGAACCCTCTCTTCTTGCTGCACCAAATCCCCCAGGCTATCAGAAACCATACACAACATACAGCAAGACTAGACTAATCTTCAAAGCTGATTCAGAATCCATGGAAACCAATCTTCTTCTTAGAGCATTTGAAGTTCAGATTGAGATTTGATGGCCCGAGAAGGCTCGAATCGGCGGTATGTCTCATTGGGGCAGAGCTCGGGTTCGAGACTGCAATCGgaattctcgagcaaaatccgGCGATATCGGACTCGGTCATCGGCGCTCCTGCGTTCTCGAAGGCATCGAAGATTTTCTAGTCTCGGTTGAGGACGACTGCTGTCTGTTCTGCAAAACGAAGCTGAGGTCCTTGCCAGATCGGGTCCTCAGGTCCGGCGGCGAGTTGAGGCTGCTGAAATCGGAATGGGTTGCCGCATTTGAGaaccagaggaagaagaagttaGAGAGGTCCACGGTGAGCTTCTCCGACGAGTTGGATCTGGCCAAGTCGGaggggaagaggaagaacacaGCGGTGGAGAGGGGGAGGAAAGCGACAATGGTGGATATACAAAGGGAGTCTTCGGTTCGGCGGagcctgagagagagagagagagtgatcgGAGAgcaatgagagagagaagacagaGTACTCGATGGCATtgatgtagttttttaattaagCTGAGGTCAAAATTGTTATTTCACTTCAAATtgtgttagtgggaataaaaatttgttgctggggtaagtggaatGATTTTGgtctattttggtgctttgggtcaagcacccaaaaaagaaaagagagtaaATAATTAGATGCAAGTTTGTCAAGTCCAACTGCAAATGCGAACACTAAATAAGCACTActatattttattgtttggtTGATGTCAATTCAATTGTTAATTCTCAATTGGAGTACGCGCATGCACCCCAAAAATTGACTTGTAAGCTATTCAAGATGTTGCAAATCATTAAGAAGCTTCTTTCATGAGAAAGTCTTGCGTACGGCAGATGCAAGGAACACGTGGTACGGGTTGACCAATCAGATCCTTACCAgaggggtattttgggtattttacTTTTAAAAAGCAGGGACAGTTTCGAAATAGAGGAAATTTTTGATGAGTTctgattgggcagccgcacgGCTATATGGTGCGGCTGCCGTATGTAAGAATTTTTCTTCCTTCATAATCTTCTGCTCCACTGTTTAAGTATCATATGAAGAACAAATGACAGCAGTTGAATAACAAAATGCTAGAGCCTAGAGGTCAAATGAAGATGTAGTCAAGAACTTAGTTTTCTAAGCCACACCCTATTTTTCTATGCTAACGCCCTGTTAGATTCAAAAGAAGTGCTTTTCATTACAGTAAGTCTCTAAAGACCTATTCCAATTCAAATACTAGTTAATTCGTCAAGTGCTGCCCATGAGatcatctcctccttcccctacAGAAATTTCAATCAGTGACCAATACATATCTGTATCTCAGAAAATCTCTGTACGCAGCTTTCATGAGCCTTCATCCTGTCTAACAAGAAATTCGTCCCGAGCAACAACAAAAGCTTGTAAACAGTTGTCACCATGGAACCGATTTTCATTTCTCTCTACCTCTCCTTGTTTCTCCACATCCTCACTCTCCTAGAGGCCGGTCAGTCGCCACCTATATACACTCCGGCGGATGATATCACCCTCGACTGTGGCAATTTGGGGCAACACTCGAATAGCTATGACCCCAGGATTTGGAGTGGAGACATCAACTCAACATTTTCCCCCAAACAAGATGGTGACAGTAACGCCACATCCCAATTCAGAAAAGCACCTCCGTCGTTATCACAATCCGCCAGCCAAGTCCCTTACACCACTGCCCGCCTTTCTTACTCGGAATTCACTTACAGAATTCCTCTTTCTCCCGGGAAAAAGTTCATCCGCTTGCATTTCAACCCGGCTTCATACCCAGACTTCCACATCTCCAACTCCCTCTTCTCTGTCACAGCTAGCCACTACATCCGCGGCTACATCCTCCTCAAAGACTTCAGAGCTTACATCACTGCCGACGATGCTTACAGGGAGATGCCGCTCATGAGAGAATTCTGCGTCAACATAGAGACACAACATAGTTTGAACATCACATTCAGTCCCAGCAAAGATGCATACGCTTTCATCAATGGGATTGAAATCGTGTCTATGCCCTCCAAAATTTACACCACTTCAGTTCTTTCCATCGGCAGTGATAGCCCTTATTCATTCGAAAGCAGAATAGCTCTGGACATGGTGTACCGAATCAACATAGGCGGAAAGCCAATCAACACTACTGAAGACACCGGAATGTACCGGAAATGGGACGCTGCCGACGACATGTATTTGGATggttttagtaaaaaatacagcGTGCTAGCACAGAACAATACAGTTGAGCTCAATTTTGTCGAAACTCCAGAGTACTCTGCTCCAAAAGAAGTTTACAATACAGGTCGGTCCCTGTGGATGAACAATACTATCAACAAGAGTTACAATCTCACTTGGTCATTTCCTGTAGACTCTAACTTCTCCTACCTGGTTAGATTGCATTTTTGTGAGTTTGAGTCTGACGTTACCAAGAGCGGAGAGAGGACATTTGTAATTTACCTAGCCAATCAAACTGCTGAACAAGGAGCAGACGTAATTCTATGGAGTGGTGGAAATGGGATACCAACACTCAGAGACTACACCTTGCTCATGCTTGGCCCTGGAAGCCAGAAAAAAGTTAATCTCTCTATTGCATTGCAAGCATCCCGAGTAGATGGGTTGACCGAATACAAGGATGCAATGTTGAATGGACTCGAAATCTTCAAGCTAATTGACCCAAAAGGTGATCTCAAAACCAACCCAGACCCAACAATGACACCGCATAGTAAATCGTTTCCTGTGCTTGTCCTCGTTGCTGGTGTAGTTTCCAGCATACTTGTGTTCTCTGTCCTCGGATACTTGGTTTTCAGGAAAAGATGGAAAGTCAAGGACCCTGACTACAGGATAAGGAAGTTCACGACCACCCCCGGGTCATCATATCCGTGTCGCTACTTTTCACTGGCAGAGATCAAAGCCGCCACCAAAAACTTCAGTGATGCTTTTATCATTGGAGGTGGAGGTTTTGGTAATGTATATAAAGGATGCATTGATGGTGGTGCCACTCCAGTTGCAATCAAACGGCTGAAACCAGAATCATCCCAAGGTGTCCGTGAGTTTGAGACTGAAATTGAGATGCTCTCCCAACTCCGTCATCGCCATTTGGTTTCACTCATTGGATGTTGTACTGATAAAGGAGAGATGATCTTAGTGTATGATTACATGGCACAAGGGACCCTCCGTGACCATCTCTACCACACTAATACTCCACCTCTTCTTTGGGAACAACGGCTTCAGATTTGTATTGGTGCAGCTAGAGGATTGCAGTACCTCCATAGTGGTGTGAAGGGCACCATCATTCACCGAGATGTGAAGAGCACAAACATCTTATTGGATGACAACTGGGTGGCCAAGGTTTCAGATTTCGGGCTGTCCAAAGGCACAACAAACATGGCCAAAACCCACATCAGCACGATTGTGAAAGGCAGTTTCGGGTATCTGGATCCAGAATACTACCGACGACAACATCTGACTGAGAAGTCAGACGTCTACTCATTTGGTGTAGTTCTGTGCGAGGTATTATGTGCAAGGCCAGCAGTGATACATACAGAAGAGCTGAGGCAAGCCAGCCTGGCTGAGTGGGCCAAGAGCTGTCATCAGAACGGAGAACTTGATCAAATCATTGATCCAAGTTTGAGATGTAAGATTGCAGCCGGGTGCTTGAATATATTCTCTGATGTAGCTATCAGTTGCATGCATGATGATGGGACCAAACGGCCATCTATGAATGATGTTGTAAGAGGGCTTGAGCTTGCTTTGGACCTTCAACCGAGCGCAGAGGGGAACATCAACTGCACTGAAAGGACTGGTAAAACTGAAACAAACAGTAGTGAGCAAAGTTGTGCAAACAACAATTCCATTATATGCATATCTGGGACAATCTTTTCTGAGATCAACAACCCAAGTGGGAGATGAGACTGTTCCCCTACAATTTTCTCTGGAATACAATGTTAGTTGTAAGGTAAGAAATACGCTACGTCTAATACTTCAATGAATCTAAACCCAGCAATGCAATATCAGTTGAAATGAGTATTCAAATCAGATAACAGTGCATTCTAAATTATCATCCTTTGCAAAATTCCCATAAGTATCACCAATGTATAGAATTTCAGAAGCGACTATTTCCAGTCAAGTGAAACAGAAATGATATGAGCACTCAAATAGTCATATAGAAAGCATAAAATGGTAATGCCTTTGTAATTGCACAAAATTTCAGTAAATATCAAAATGAACATTATGGAACCCGAAGAACATTGCATGAAACTAAATTAACATCACTTGCAAAAGATGTAGTAAATCGCCCGAAATCTCAATTCCTATTCTAAAACGAGCAAAAAAAACATTAACTTCTGCTTTTCCAAACTAAAATTCGATTGGAAGTGAAAAAGAATACAAGGAGTATAACCTGCACACATCTCTGAAGTGATACAGAACAAAGCTAGAGACTTTGAATTCCTAGAGATCACCCATGTTACCATAAACTGTATCTGGGTAGGACTTGGAGCTTCCATGCGGTGGCGTTTTGATGTGAATTGGGAATTGGAGTTTTAAGTTTTCAATTGAGATTTG encodes the following:
- the LOC133726266 gene encoding receptor-like protein kinase FERONIA, with amino-acid sequence MEPIFISLYLSLFLHILTLLEAGQSPPIYTPADDITLDCGNLGQHSNSYDPRIWSGDINSTFSPKQDGDSNATSQFRKAPPSLSQSASQVPYTTARLSYSEFTYRIPLSPGKKFIRLHFNPASYPDFHISNSLFSVTASHYIRGYILLKDFRAYITADDAYREMPLMREFCVNIETQHSLNITFSPSKDAYAFINGIEIVSMPSKIYTTSVLSIGSDSPYSFESRIALDMVYRINIGGKPINTTEDTGMYRKWDAADDMYLDGFSKKYSVLAQNNTVELNFVETPEYSAPKEVYNTGRSLWMNNTINKSYNLTWSFPVDSNFSYLVRLHFCEFESDVTKSGERTFVIYLANQTAEQGADVILWSGGNGIPTLRDYTLLMLGPGSQKKVNLSIALQASRVDGLTEYKDAMLNGLEIFKLIDPKGDLKTNPDPTMTPHSKSFPVLVLVAGVVSSILVFSVLGYLVFRKRWKVKDPDYRIRKFTTTPGSSYPCRYFSLAEIKAATKNFSDAFIIGGGGFGNVYKGCIDGGATPVAIKRLKPESSQGVREFETEIEMLSQLRHRHLVSLIGCCTDKGEMILVYDYMAQGTLRDHLYHTNTPPLLWEQRLQICIGAARGLQYLHSGVKGTIIHRDVKSTNILLDDNWVAKVSDFGLSKGTTNMAKTHISTIVKGSFGYLDPEYYRRQHLTEKSDVYSFGVVLCEVLCARPAVIHTEELRQASLAEWAKSCHQNGELDQIIDPSLRCKIAAGCLNIFSDVAISCMHDDGTKRPSMNDVVRGLELALDLQPSAEGNINCTERTGKTETNSSEQSCANNNSIICISGTIFSEINNPSGR